The following are from one region of the Paenibacillus sp. KS-LC4 genome:
- the disA gene encoding DNA integrity scanning diadenylate cyclase DisA, which yields MKEQSQIETMNQLLQLVAPGTPFRDGLENVLRAKTGALIVVGYSPEVMEVVDGGFSINCDFSPNYLYELAKMDGAIILSEDMRRILYANTQLIPNSSIPSIETGIRHRTAERVGKQTGKLVVSISQRRNIITLYQGNLRYALKEMGNILTKANQAIQTLEKYKAVLNQSFKNLSVLEFEELVTLQEVAHVVQRVEMVLRVKMEIKRYVTELGTEGRLIAMQLEELVDGVDEDAWYLLKDYAKDNSDEKIREIRLAMKKLSSDELLDASPIIRLLGYPHTASMAEESISPRGYRLLNKIPRLPLIIMNNLVERFARLPHIMMATIGELDDVDGIGEVRARAIKEGLKRIQDQMFIDRQI from the coding sequence ATGAAGGAACAGAGCCAGATAGAAACGATGAACCAGCTTTTGCAGCTAGTCGCGCCCGGTACCCCGTTCCGTGACGGCTTAGAGAACGTGCTGCGGGCGAAGACTGGGGCACTAATCGTTGTGGGATACAGTCCTGAGGTAATGGAGGTTGTAGATGGAGGTTTTTCCATCAATTGCGACTTCTCGCCCAACTATTTATATGAGCTTGCAAAAATGGATGGTGCAATTATTTTGAGCGAGGATATGCGGCGGATTCTGTATGCCAACACGCAGTTGATTCCGAACAGCTCCATTCCGTCTATTGAGACAGGAATCCGCCACCGTACCGCGGAGCGGGTAGGCAAGCAGACGGGCAAGCTCGTCGTATCCATTTCGCAGCGCCGAAATATTATTACGCTTTATCAAGGAAATTTACGGTATGCGCTCAAGGAAATGGGTAATATTTTAACGAAAGCAAATCAGGCGATTCAGACGCTGGAGAAATACAAGGCGGTATTGAATCAATCGTTCAAAAATTTGTCCGTCCTTGAATTCGAAGAGCTAGTCACCTTACAGGAGGTCGCTCATGTCGTACAGCGTGTAGAAATGGTGCTGCGCGTCAAAATGGAAATTAAACGTTATGTGACTGAGCTTGGGACGGAAGGCCGCCTCATAGCGATGCAGCTCGAAGAGCTGGTCGATGGTGTGGACGAGGATGCTTGGTATTTGTTGAAGGATTATGCGAAAGATAATTCGGATGAGAAAATCCGGGAAATTCGGCTGGCGATGAAAAAGCTTAGCTCGGATGAGCTGCTGGACGCCTCGCCCATTATCCGCTTGCTGGGCTATCCGCATACCGCATCTATGGCGGAAGAATCCATTTCACCGCGAGGCTATCGTCTGCTCAACAAAATCCCGCGCTTGCCGCTCATTATTATGAATAATCTGGTCGAGCGCTTCGCCAGACTGCCTCATATTATGATGGCGACAATCGGTGAGCTGGATGATGTGGACGGTATTGGGGAAGTTCGGGCAAGGGCGATCAAGGAAGGCTTGAAACGAATTCAGGATCAAATGTTCATTGACAGGCAAATCTAA
- the ispF gene encoding 2-C-methyl-D-erythritol 2,4-cyclodiphosphate synthase produces the protein MIRVGQGFDVHQLVEGRPCIIGGVTIPYEKGLLGHSDADVLLHAISDAILGALALGDIGKHFPDTDPEFKDADSLKLLVHIWGLVKERGYKLGNIDSTIIAQRPKMLPYIPQMAEIIAGALEADVSQVNVKATTTEQLGFTGRGEGIAAQSVVCLIKDVI, from the coding sequence ATGATTCGTGTAGGACAAGGCTTTGACGTTCATCAATTGGTAGAAGGCAGGCCGTGTATTATCGGCGGTGTAACTATTCCATATGAAAAAGGGCTGCTGGGACATTCCGATGCCGACGTGCTGCTGCATGCGATTAGCGATGCAATATTGGGCGCATTGGCGCTTGGCGATATTGGGAAGCATTTTCCTGATACGGACCCTGAGTTCAAGGATGCCGATAGCTTGAAGCTGCTTGTACATATTTGGGGACTCGTCAAGGAGCGCGGCTATAAGCTTGGCAACATTGACTCGACGATTATTGCACAGCGTCCGAAGATGCTGCCCTATATTCCGCAGATGGCGGAAATTATTGCAGGAGCCCTAGAGGCGGATGTGTCTCAGGTGAATGTGAAGGCAACGACGACGGAGCAGCTCGGCTTCACCGGACGGGGCGAAGGAATCGCGGCGCAATCCGTTGTTTGCCTGATTAAAGATGTGATATAA
- the pssA gene encoding CDP-diacylglycerol--serine O-phosphatidyltransferase — MFIKSIPSLFTVGNLFLGVIAIIMVFNEKPEFAAMMVIIAMLLDGVDGRVARALNAQSEFGKELDSLSDVISFGVAPAFIMYVVAFQDLNTAVAWIITALFPICGALRLARFNVVTKTPSGYFIGLPIPAAGGVLATLALFKNDISVIVLLISTLALSILMVSTVRYPNFKKFGIPKSAIWVVPIIVVFSLVIGIWFNQYLSKLIFIPLLLYALWGLKKNVDRRIKPRRRKNKHTELNEEQVQSETIA; from the coding sequence ATGTTTATAAAGTCAATACCGAGCCTTTTCACGGTGGGAAATTTGTTTCTTGGCGTAATCGCCATTATTATGGTATTTAATGAGAAGCCTGAATTTGCAGCTATGATGGTTATTATCGCGATGCTGCTTGATGGCGTGGATGGCAGAGTGGCACGTGCGCTTAATGCACAGAGCGAATTTGGTAAGGAGCTCGATTCGTTATCCGATGTTATTTCCTTTGGAGTAGCTCCGGCGTTCATTATGTATGTAGTCGCTTTTCAGGATTTAAATACAGCAGTGGCTTGGATCATTACCGCGTTATTCCCGATTTGCGGGGCTTTGCGGCTGGCTAGATTTAATGTTGTAACGAAGACGCCAAGCGGTTATTTCATCGGGCTGCCGATTCCAGCAGCTGGTGGTGTTTTGGCAACGCTAGCTCTATTCAAAAATGATATTTCGGTTATTGTGCTGTTAATTAGCACGCTTGCTCTTTCCATTCTGATGGTGAGCACGGTTCGTTACCCGAATTTCAAAAAGTTTGGCATTCCGAAGAGCGCGATTTGGGTCGTGCCGATTATCGTCGTGTTTTCGCTCGTGATCGGTATTTGGTTCAATCAATATTTGTCGAAGCTGATTTTCATCCCTCTTCTGCTATATGCGCTGTGGGGCTTAAAAAAAAACGTTGATCGGCGCATTAAGCCGCGCAGACGTAAAAACAAGCATACGGAGCTAAACGAGGAGCAGGTGCAATCGGAGACGATTGCCTAG
- a CDS encoding protein arginine kinase has translation MKSRRFSEQALSDWMKGDGPESDIVISSRIRIARNLNHYPFPLLATKEQSLEVMEQLAAIGASGKLEPIGHFDTIVLSELTELEKRVLVEKHLISPNLANESRGGAFILSDNESVSIMINEEDHLRIQCLYPGFQIQEAWTLANQIDDIFEAETEYAFDEKRGYLTTCPTNVGTGIRVSIMVHLPALVLTSQINRILQAVTQVGLAVRGLYGEGSEALGNVFQISNQITLGQSESEIIENLYSVARQIIEHEKAARIRLLAESKLRIEDRVKRSYGILSYAAVMDTKEAAQRLSDVRLGVDLGLLDNITPQVMNELLIMTQPGFLQQVFKETMNAEQRDYRRAELIRKQLRSQMEHGGA, from the coding sequence TTGAAAAGTCGTCGTTTTTCAGAGCAAGCGTTAAGCGATTGGATGAAAGGGGATGGTCCAGAGTCAGATATTGTGATCAGCAGCCGTATACGGATCGCCAGAAACTTGAACCATTATCCGTTCCCATTGCTTGCTACGAAGGAGCAGTCGCTTGAGGTTATGGAGCAGTTAGCTGCTATCGGAGCATCTGGAAAGCTTGAGCCGATCGGCCATTTCGATACCATCGTGTTATCCGAGCTTACGGAGCTGGAGAAGCGTGTATTGGTCGAAAAGCATTTGATTAGCCCGAATTTGGCTAATGAATCTCGAGGCGGAGCCTTCATTCTCAGCGATAATGAATCGGTGAGCATCATGATTAATGAAGAAGACCATTTGCGAATTCAATGCCTTTATCCGGGTTTTCAAATCCAGGAGGCTTGGACACTGGCGAATCAGATTGATGATATTTTTGAAGCGGAGACCGAATATGCTTTTGATGAGAAACGCGGTTATTTAACAACCTGCCCGACTAACGTTGGAACAGGTATACGCGTATCCATCATGGTGCATTTGCCGGCACTCGTACTAACCTCGCAAATCAATCGGATTTTGCAGGCCGTCACACAGGTAGGACTCGCGGTTCGCGGATTATATGGGGAAGGCAGCGAGGCGCTTGGCAATGTGTTTCAAATCTCGAATCAGATTACACTCGGACAATCCGAATCAGAAATTATTGAAAACCTGTACAGCGTAGCCAGACAAATTATCGAACATGAGAAAGCAGCTCGGATACGGCTGCTAGCAGAGTCTAAGCTGCGAATTGAAGATAGAGTAAAGCGGTCATATGGGATTTTATCCTATGCGGCTGTTATGGATACGAAGGAAGCGGCACAGCGGCTTTCAGATGTAAGGCTGGGCGTTGACCTGGGCTTGCTGGATAATATAACGCCTCAAGTTATGAATGAATTATTGATTATGACGCAGCCGGGCTTCTTACAGCAAGTATTTAAGGAAACGATGAATGCGGAGCAGCGGGATTATCGCCGGGCTGAACTAATTCGCAAGCAGTTGCGAAGTCAAATGGAACATGGGGGTGCGTAA
- a CDS encoding PIN/TRAM domain-containing protein, with protein sequence MVRRIIQLIGIMLGAMAGRELHSMTSLSGLWAEPSIGMLEHSGTYYMNVGIGALCGVILATLAANPLIRFMQRGAEQTSAMPVKDLLAGAAGLFVGLLLSVLLYPAVSDIGGVGVMLPAIMALFFGYLGVRISWNKRDELSEKLVELWNQRKAAPVIDETSDFEEHKILDTSVIIDGRIADICKTGFIEGTLVIPEFVLEELQHIADSSDLLKRNRGRRGLDILNKIQKELDVRVLIYEGDFEEISEVDSKLVKLAKALHGKVVTNDFNLNKVCELQGVSVLNINDLANAVKPVVLPGEEIIVQVIKDGKEHGQGVAYLDDGTMIVVEGGREYIGTTMEVLVTSVLQTSAGRMIFAKPKLLEKAQ encoded by the coding sequence ATGGTAAGACGTATCATTCAATTAATTGGAATAATGTTAGGTGCAATGGCAGGACGAGAGCTTCACAGTATGACGAGTTTATCGGGATTATGGGCTGAGCCATCTATTGGGATGCTTGAGCATTCCGGTACTTATTACATGAATGTTGGAATCGGCGCATTATGCGGGGTCATACTCGCAACCTTGGCAGCAAATCCGCTCATTCGTTTCATGCAGCGTGGAGCGGAGCAGACTTCGGCTATGCCGGTCAAGGATTTGCTTGCTGGTGCAGCAGGATTGTTCGTAGGGCTGCTGCTGTCGGTGCTGCTGTATCCGGCGGTGTCAGACATTGGAGGCGTAGGTGTAATGCTGCCGGCCATAATGGCGCTATTCTTCGGCTATTTGGGCGTGCGGATTTCCTGGAACAAGCGGGATGAGCTTTCAGAAAAGCTCGTTGAGTTATGGAATCAGCGCAAAGCGGCTCCCGTTATTGATGAGACGAGCGACTTCGAGGAGCATAAGATTTTGGATACGAGCGTTATTATTGACGGGCGAATCGCCGACATTTGCAAAACCGGATTTATTGAGGGAACGCTTGTCATTCCTGAATTTGTATTGGAGGAGCTGCAGCATATTGCCGATTCCTCGGACCTGCTTAAGCGCAACCGCGGCCGTCGGGGGCTGGATATTTTGAATAAGATCCAGAAAGAGCTTGATGTACGTGTGCTTATCTACGAAGGTGACTTTGAGGAAATCAGCGAGGTGGACAGCAAGCTGGTGAAGCTGGCTAAGGCATTGCATGGCAAAGTGGTTACGAATGATTTTAACCTTAATAAGGTGTGCGAGCTGCAAGGTGTGTCCGTCTTGAACATTAATGATTTGGCGAATGCTGTGAAGCCCGTCGTTTTGCCAGGCGAAGAAATCATTGTGCAGGTCATTAAAGACGGCAAGGAGCATGGACAAGGTGTCGCTTATCTCGATGATGGCACAATGATCGTTGTGGAGGGTGGGCGCGAATACATCGGCACGACGATGGAAGTGCTTGTAACGAGCGTGCTGCAAACGTCTGCTGGACGGATGATTTTTGCCAAGCCGAAGCTGTTGGAAAAAGCGCAGTAA
- the radA gene encoding DNA repair protein RadA, whose amino-acid sequence MAKIKTKFVCNECGTESPKWMGKCPGCHSWNSMIEEKETVVKTQGVGLRVAQTKEKPQSIIHIESGKEPRIETSLKELNRVLGGGVVPGSLLLVGGDPGIGKSTLLLQTSHALATKGLKVLYISGEESVRQTRLRADRLGALTESLYVLCETNMDHINEAIESVDPDFLVIDSIQTVYDPGVQSAPGSVSQVRECTAHFMRVAKIKGIATVLVGHVTKEGAIAGPRMLEHMVDCVLYFEGERHHTYRLLRAVKNRFGSTNEIGIFEMGEEGLREVLNPSELFLSERPLGVAGSIVVASMEGTRPVLVELQALVATTNFPSPRRMTAGLDHHRMALIIAVLEKRNGMFLQTQDAYLNVAGGIKLDEPAVDLAAAVCLASSFRDAPTRPYDVVFGEVGLTGEVRAVSRAEQRVKEAEKLGFKRVIMPEKSLKGWKPPASIEIIGVNTVAEALSAALG is encoded by the coding sequence ATGGCAAAAATAAAAACGAAATTCGTGTGCAATGAATGTGGAACAGAGTCGCCAAAGTGGATGGGCAAATGCCCGGGGTGCCATTCATGGAATTCCATGATTGAAGAGAAGGAAACAGTCGTCAAGACGCAGGGAGTCGGTTTGCGTGTTGCGCAAACGAAAGAAAAGCCACAATCAATCATACATATAGAGAGCGGGAAGGAACCGCGGATTGAAACGAGCTTGAAGGAGCTGAACCGCGTGCTTGGCGGAGGCGTCGTGCCGGGCTCCCTTTTGCTGGTAGGGGGCGACCCCGGTATCGGAAAATCCACGTTGCTGCTGCAAACCTCGCATGCATTGGCAACGAAGGGATTGAAGGTTCTCTATATATCGGGTGAGGAATCGGTACGGCAAACGAGGCTAAGAGCGGATCGGCTTGGTGCGCTGACGGAATCCTTGTATGTGCTTTGCGAAACAAATATGGATCATATTAACGAGGCAATTGAATCGGTGGACCCCGATTTTCTCGTTATTGACTCGATCCAGACGGTTTATGACCCAGGGGTGCAATCTGCGCCAGGCAGCGTGTCCCAGGTACGGGAATGCACAGCGCATTTTATGCGAGTCGCCAAAATCAAAGGAATTGCAACGGTGCTGGTCGGGCATGTGACGAAGGAAGGCGCCATCGCTGGGCCGCGGATGCTGGAGCATATGGTTGATTGCGTGTTGTATTTTGAAGGTGAGCGCCATCATACCTACAGGCTGCTGCGCGCGGTGAAGAACCGATTCGGCTCAACGAATGAGATCGGAATTTTCGAGATGGGCGAGGAAGGCTTGCGTGAGGTGCTGAATCCTTCTGAGTTGTTTTTATCTGAGCGTCCGCTTGGCGTAGCAGGCTCTATTGTTGTTGCTAGCATGGAGGGAACCCGTCCTGTATTGGTGGAATTGCAGGCGCTGGTCGCGACGACGAATTTCCCATCGCCAAGGCGAATGACAGCGGGGCTTGACCATCATCGCATGGCGCTGATCATTGCGGTGCTTGAGAAGCGAAACGGCATGTTTCTTCAGACGCAGGATGCCTATTTAAATGTAGCGGGTGGAATCAAGCTGGATGAGCCAGCCGTTGATTTAGCAGCAGCGGTATGTCTTGCTTCCAGCTTTCGGGATGCGCCAACGAGACCCTACGACGTTGTGTTCGGAGAGGTTGGTTTGACAGGTGAGGTGCGTGCGGTTTCGCGCGCTGAGCAGCGGGTAAAGGAGGCCGAGAAGCTAGGTTTCAAACGCGTTATTATGCCGGAGAAAAGCTTGAAGGGCTGGAAGCCGCCGGCATCCATTGAGATTATTGGTGTAAATACCGTAGCGGAAGCGCTCTCGGCAGCACTAGGATAG
- a CDS encoding ankyrin repeat domain-containing protein, translated as MGLHAARVTAEEASYLSNEYIKQFVRAAHMDFDKVKQMLNEEPELLHAACDWGDGDWENALGAAAHVGRRDIALYLLERGARLDLFAAAMLGKLEVVHAILSDDPSAKDAIGSHGIPLIVHAKMGGEESRGVYAYLESLQA; from the coding sequence ATGGGTTTGCATGCGGCCAGAGTAACGGCTGAAGAGGCTTCATATTTATCAAATGAATATATTAAGCAGTTCGTTAGAGCAGCGCATATGGATTTTGACAAGGTAAAGCAAATGCTGAATGAAGAGCCGGAACTGCTGCACGCTGCCTGTGACTGGGGCGATGGTGATTGGGAAAATGCGCTGGGCGCAGCCGCTCATGTTGGCCGTAGGGATATTGCGCTATATTTGCTGGAGCGTGGAGCAAGACTAGATTTGTTTGCCGCGGCGATGTTAGGCAAGCTGGAAGTCGTTCATGCGATTTTAAGCGATGACCCCTCGGCGAAAGATGCCATTGGCTCGCATGGTATTCCGCTCATCGTTCATGCCAAGATGGGTGGCGAGGAGTCGCGCGGCGTTTACGCTTATTTGGAAAGCCTTCAGGCTTGA
- a CDS encoding antibiotic biosynthesis monooxygenase: MIVVTNTIKIKKGHGEAVAERFQHTKGIELSPGFIRMEVLLMENLVDYDELRVGTTWENKASFEGWVNSDSFRQAHAHRQKKAGEGCHSQQNEVIMLGSQLSTHRVIVARQATIQA; the protein is encoded by the coding sequence ATGATCGTGGTCACGAACACCATTAAAATTAAAAAAGGGCATGGGGAGGCCGTAGCCGAGCGGTTCCAGCATACGAAGGGAATTGAGCTTTCTCCCGGCTTTATCCGGATGGAAGTGCTGCTTATGGAAAACTTGGTGGACTATGATGAGCTGAGAGTTGGAACAACATGGGAGAATAAAGCGTCGTTCGAAGGCTGGGTCAACAGCGATTCCTTCCGTCAGGCGCACGCACATCGTCAAAAAAAGGCAGGTGAAGGCTGCCATAGCCAGCAAAATGAAGTCATTATGCTCGGCTCGCAGCTTTCAACCCATCGCGTTATTGTGGCGCGGCAAGCGACTATTCAAGCTTAA
- the ispD gene encoding 2-C-methyl-D-erythritol 4-phosphate cytidylyltransferase, translating to MGAKWGVVVVAAGRGSRMGTKESKQYLEMQGKPIVVHTLELFASLGNLAEIIVVVGADDVGRVEELVSRYGIVKVKAVVAGGSERQHSVYSGIQALSPAIEWVMVHDGVRPLVTAAAVGTCCSVAERVGAAVLAVPVKDTIKQVGDNGLIVSTPDRRSLWAIQTPQAFRRELLVRAHEQAQEEGFLGTDDAMVVERMGVPVAVAEGDYTNIKITTPEDLPWAEFLLAKRERGEG from the coding sequence ATGGGGGCAAAATGGGGAGTTGTCGTCGTCGCGGCCGGACGCGGTTCGCGAATGGGGACAAAGGAAAGCAAGCAGTACCTGGAAATGCAGGGCAAGCCGATTGTTGTACATACGCTGGAGCTGTTCGCTTCGCTGGGTAACCTTGCAGAAATAATCGTCGTTGTCGGCGCTGATGACGTGGGGCGGGTAGAAGAGCTGGTCAGCCGCTATGGCATCGTCAAGGTGAAGGCGGTTGTTGCAGGCGGCAGCGAAAGGCAGCATTCGGTGTACAGCGGCATTCAGGCGCTTTCGCCTGCTATAGAGTGGGTTATGGTGCATGATGGGGTGCGTCCGCTTGTGACGGCCGCTGCTGTCGGCACCTGCTGCTCCGTGGCGGAGCGTGTAGGTGCAGCTGTGCTGGCCGTGCCTGTGAAGGATACGATTAAACAGGTGGGCGATAACGGCTTGATCGTTTCGACGCCTGACCGCCGAAGCTTGTGGGCGATTCAAACGCCGCAGGCTTTTCGTCGTGAGCTGCTGGTGCGTGCGCATGAGCAGGCCCAAGAAGAGGGGTTTCTGGGGACGGACGACGCGATGGTTGTCGAGCGAATGGGCGTACCGGTTGCCGTAGCGGAAGGCGATTATACAAATATAAAAATTACGACGCCTGAGGATTTGCCATGGGCGGAGTTTTTGCTCGCGAAGCGGGAGAGAGGGGAAGGCTGA
- a CDS encoding DUF1573 domain-containing protein — protein MSAPTLDQFQQQVSELLLRHRSLLDVMSKFGQAGTSVNRAVTKAVTDCGCIELAARKQHYSDEPNLKSAKETLQSHLSGELCEHCRDVLKADLGRNLFYMTAMCNLLDIQLDEVIADEYDKCSTLGLFNLT, from the coding sequence ATGAGCGCACCAACATTGGATCAATTTCAACAGCAAGTATCCGAGTTACTGCTAAGGCATCGGAGCCTGCTGGATGTCATGTCAAAGTTTGGGCAGGCTGGAACGTCAGTCAATCGTGCGGTAACGAAAGCCGTGACCGACTGCGGCTGCATTGAGCTTGCGGCTCGCAAGCAGCACTATTCCGATGAACCGAACCTGAAGAGCGCGAAAGAAACGCTGCAAAGCCACCTTTCTGGCGAGCTGTGCGAGCACTGCCGCGATGTGCTTAAGGCCGATCTCGGACGCAACCTGTTCTACATGACCGCGATGTGCAATCTGCTGGATATCCAGCTCGATGAAGTCATCGCTGATGAGTATGATAAATGCTCAACGCTTGGCCTATTTAATTTAACGTAA
- the clpC gene encoding ATP-dependent protease ATP-binding subunit ClpC: MMFGRFTERAQKVLALAQEEAVRLGHNNIGTEHILLGLIREGEGIAAKALIGLGLGLEKIQDEVEALIGRGQEQPTNIAYTPRAKKVIELSMDEARKLGHTYVGTEHILLGLIREGEGVAARVLNNLGISLNKARQQVLQLLGSSEAISSNHGAPSNVSTPTLDGLARDLTSFAKEGNLDPVIGRSKEIERVIQVLSRRTKNNPVLIGEPGVGKTAIAEGLAQKIIANEIPETLRDKRVMTLDMGSVVAGTKYRGEFEDRLKKIMDEIRQAGNIILFIDELHTLIGAGGAEGAIDASNILKPALARGELQCIGATTLDEYRKYIEKDAALERRFQPITVDQPSPEEAVQILYGLRDRYEAHHRVKITDEAIVQAVKLSDRYITDRFLPDKAIDLIDEAGSKVRLNSYTIPPNLKQLENRLEDIRKEKDSAVQSQEFEKAAALRDTEQKMREELDITKNQWKEKQGRTDSEVTPEDIAQVVASWTGIPVSKLAEEETERLLKMESILHDRVIGQEEAVKAVSRAMRRARAGLKDPKRPMGSFIFLGPTGVGKTELARALAEAMFGDENAIIRIDMSEYMEKHSTSRLVGAPPGYVGYEEGGQLTEKVRRKPYSVVLLDEIEKAHPEVFNILLQVLEDGRLTDSKGRVVDFRNTLIIMTSNVGADQIKRNSSLGFTAVHDAGRDFIQMKDKVMAELKKSFRPEFLNRIDETIVFHSLEQEHIAEIVTLMSDDLRKRLREQDVDFLLTDAAKAFLAKEGFDPQYGARPLRRAIQKHIEDRLSEELLTGSIQKGDRFTIDEKDGALTVTKAGPLDLEKASEEPAAKS; encoded by the coding sequence ATGATGTTCGGAAGATTTACGGAACGAGCACAGAAGGTGCTTGCATTGGCGCAGGAGGAAGCAGTTCGTCTTGGACATAACAATATCGGTACAGAGCATATTTTGCTCGGACTGATTCGTGAAGGGGAAGGCATCGCAGCGAAAGCGCTGATTGGACTCGGCCTGGGCCTAGAGAAAATTCAGGATGAGGTTGAAGCTTTGATCGGAAGAGGCCAGGAGCAGCCAACTAACATTGCCTATACGCCACGTGCGAAAAAGGTTATAGAGCTGTCTATGGATGAAGCGAGAAAGCTTGGCCATACGTATGTTGGAACGGAGCATATTTTGCTCGGACTCATTCGTGAAGGCGAAGGCGTGGCAGCACGTGTGCTGAACAACCTTGGCATAAGCCTGAACAAAGCACGTCAGCAAGTGCTGCAATTGCTTGGCAGCAGCGAAGCCATCTCGAGCAACCATGGCGCTCCATCTAATGTGAGCACGCCAACGCTGGATGGACTTGCCCGCGATTTGACCTCCTTTGCTAAAGAAGGCAATCTCGATCCGGTTATTGGCCGCAGCAAAGAAATTGAGCGCGTCATTCAAGTGCTTAGCCGACGGACGAAGAACAATCCGGTTCTAATTGGGGAACCAGGCGTTGGTAAAACGGCTATTGCCGAAGGACTGGCGCAAAAAATTATTGCGAATGAAATTCCGGAAACACTGCGCGACAAACGCGTCATGACGCTTGATATGGGCTCTGTCGTAGCAGGTACGAAATACCGCGGTGAGTTTGAGGACCGGTTGAAAAAAATTATGGATGAAATCCGCCAAGCTGGCAATATCATTTTGTTCATTGATGAGCTTCATACGCTAATTGGTGCAGGTGGTGCTGAGGGCGCGATTGATGCATCGAATATTTTGAAGCCGGCGCTAGCACGCGGTGAGCTGCAATGTATCGGCGCTACAACGCTAGATGAATATCGCAAATATATCGAGAAGGATGCTGCGCTGGAGCGCCGTTTCCAACCGATTACGGTAGACCAGCCATCGCCAGAAGAAGCGGTACAAATTTTGTACGGTCTGCGCGATCGTTATGAAGCGCATCACCGGGTGAAAATTACCGATGAAGCGATTGTTCAAGCGGTGAAGCTGTCCGACCGCTACATTACGGATCGTTTCCTGCCGGATAAAGCGATCGACCTGATTGATGAAGCGGGCTCGAAGGTTCGCCTCAACTCCTATACGATTCCGCCAAACCTCAAGCAGCTTGAGAACCGTCTGGAGGATATCCGCAAGGAGAAGGACTCCGCTGTTCAGAGCCAAGAGTTCGAGAAAGCGGCTGCGCTTCGCGATACGGAGCAGAAGATGCGCGAAGAGCTGGATATTACGAAAAACCAGTGGAAAGAAAAACAAGGTCGTACCGATTCCGAAGTGACACCTGAGGATATTGCACAGGTGGTAGCGAGTTGGACCGGCATTCCGGTAAGCAAGCTGGCAGAGGAAGAGACTGAGCGTCTGCTGAAAATGGAATCCATTCTTCACGACCGTGTTATCGGTCAAGAAGAAGCAGTCAAAGCCGTATCGCGCGCTATGCGCCGTGCTCGTGCCGGTCTTAAGGATCCGAAGCGCCCGATGGGCTCCTTCATTTTCCTCGGTCCAACAGGTGTAGGTAAAACCGAGCTTGCCCGCGCGCTTGCAGAAGCGATGTTTGGCGATGAGAATGCCATTATCCGCATTGATATGTCGGAGTATATGGAGAAGCATTCCACTTCCCGTCTCGTAGGGGCGCCTCCAGGATATGTTGGTTATGAGGAAGGCGGTCAATTGACCGAGAAAGTACGCCGCAAGCCTTATTCGGTTGTATTGCTCGATGAGATTGAGAAGGCTCATCCAGAAGTGTTCAACATTTTGCTGCAGGTGCTGGAGGATGGCCGTCTGACTGACTCTAAAGGTCGTGTAGTCGATTTCCGCAATACGCTGATCATCATGACGTCGAACGTGGGCGCGGATCAAATTAAACGGAATTCTTCGCTGGGCTTTACGGCTGTTCATGATGCTGGCCGCGACTTCATCCAAATGAAGGATAAAGTCATGGCTGAGCTCAAGAAGAGCTTCCGCCCTGAGTTCTTGAACCGGATTGATGAGACGATCGTTTTCCACTCGCTGGAGCAGGAGCATATCGCCGAAATCGTGACCTTGATGTCTGACGATCTGCGCAAACGTCTGCGCGAGCAGGATGTCGACTTCTTGCTGACTGACGCAGCGAAAGCATTTTTGGCGAAGGAAGGCTTTGATCCGCAATATGGTGCACGTCCACTTCGTCGTGCGATTCAGAAGCATATCGAAGATCGGTTGTCTGAGGAACTGCTCACGGGCAGCATTCAAAAGGGTGACCGATTCACGATTGATGAGAAGGATGGCGCTTTGACGGTTACGAAAGCGGGGCCTCTTGATTTGGAGAAAGCATCCGAGGAGCCGGCAGCTAAATCATAA